A region of Mustela lutreola isolate mMusLut2 chromosome 17, mMusLut2.pri, whole genome shotgun sequence DNA encodes the following proteins:
- the CEP20 gene encoding centrosomal protein 20 isoform X2 → MATVAELKAVLKDTLEKRGVLGHLKARIRAEVFNALDDESEPRPSLSHENLLINELIREYLEFNKYKYTASVLISESGQPVVPLDRQFLIRELNAFEESKDNTM, encoded by the exons ATGGCGACTGTCGCCGAGCTGAAGGCCG TTTTAAAGGACACGTTGGAGAAAAGGGGGGTATTAGGGCATTTAAAAGCAAGGATCCGAGCTGAAGTTTTCAATGCCCTAGATGATGAAAGCGAACCCCGACCGTCATTGTCTCATGAAAACCTTCTAATTAATGAACTAATTCGGGAGTATCTGGAATTCAACAAGTATAAGTACACAGCATCTGTCCTCATATCAG AATCTGGTCAACCTGTAGTTCCATTGGACAGACAGTTTCTCATCCGGGAACTAAATGCATTTGAAGAATCAAAGGATAACACAAt GTGA
- the CEP20 gene encoding centrosomal protein 20 isoform X1 produces the protein MATVAELKAVLKDTLEKRGVLGHLKARIRAEVFNALDDESEPRPSLSHENLLINELIREYLEFNKYKYTASVLISESGQPVVPLDRQFLIRELNAFEESKDNTIPLLYGILAHFLDGTKDDLQNPFLRGSSLQPSNPNLGEQPSRRKHKGDHLRTEKGSSTNIKDHLVSQAVKR, from the exons ATGGCGACTGTCGCCGAGCTGAAGGCCG TTTTAAAGGACACGTTGGAGAAAAGGGGGGTATTAGGGCATTTAAAAGCAAGGATCCGAGCTGAAGTTTTCAATGCCCTAGATGATGAAAGCGAACCCCGACCGTCATTGTCTCATGAAAACCTTCTAATTAATGAACTAATTCGGGAGTATCTGGAATTCAACAAGTATAAGTACACAGCATCTGTCCTCATATCAG AATCTGGTCAACCTGTAGTTCCATTGGACAGACAGTTTCTCATCCGGGAACTAAATGCATTTGAAGAATCAAAGGATAACACAAt ACCTCTTTTATATGGAATTTTAGCTCATTTCTTGGATGGAACTAAGGATGACCTCCAAAATCCATTTCTGAGAGGGTCTTCACTTCAGCCTTCAAACCCAAATCTTGGCGAACAACCTAGCAGAAGAAAGCATAAGG GTGACCACCTAAGAACGGAGAAGGGGAGTAGTACTAACATCAAAGATCATCTTGTTTCTCAAGCAGTGAAGAGATGA